The following proteins are co-located in the Doryrhamphus excisus isolate RoL2022-K1 chromosome 3, RoL_Dexc_1.0, whole genome shotgun sequence genome:
- the gigyf2 gene encoding GRB10-interacting GYF protein 2 isoform X3, translating into MAETQTLNFGPEWLRALSGGGGSGSGGGGSNSTAVASPPLSPALPKYKLADYRYGREEMLALYVKDNKIPIDLHDKEFLPILQEEPLPPLALVSFTEEEQRNFSISVNSGAVLRQTGRGGGPVVGAPRGRSTSRGRGRGRGDGGFYQRSFDDVEGFGRGGREMHRSQSWEERGDRRFEKPGRKDPDGAPGHFQMNHIRNHYEDAGPGLPRKHDFTRSESENWRTSRDDQNGEDDEGGWRLAGSRRDSDRWCPPSPDGSRTAGWREHPELRRRVPFDARDDERSYRRPRSGSGSLEEDRDVLPEWCLEDADEEAGTFDSSGAFLSLKKASKEPILEEAELDFKPLDECEEALVEEDSQPKETKEMETEANQNADRKVLTRVSRVSEEVPSVPSPAAPPIPEAQALPKSVSPSHTNRTEESMRTLERQTGLEQPPELCKIPLHIPMPESLPMTRISTTLPEVRTPSSTMQPSQQKPLGIPVAMSNPLPFSSSMMAPIARPTAVSNDTDEDEGLKHFEQEAEKMVAYLQDGVVDDDRLTAKASEKTKPTGLPLTHEAALKWFYKDPQGEIQGPFSNQEMSEWFQAGYFTMSLLVKRGCDDLFQPLGEMMKIWGRVPFTPGPAPPPLQGDGDQERLKRQQELTALNLYQLQQLQYQYLLRQQYAQALAQQKAAVLSSAPLQQQQQHQQQLNLLQQQYQALKIRTSESLLPPVTRSLSVPDTGSVWEMQNPSSQASCTQNLQPAASSTWDGSSVWDLPIESMAKAPTIEQMQQLEKSKAAKLELERREAEMRAKREEEERKRLEEALRARQEEERKRLEEEQLARQKQEEALRRQREQEEAHRRQKEEEERLAQKEALRRLEERRREEEERKKREEFLRKQEEERRKQEELEALRRREEEKRAEEAAAAAAAAAAEAAALAQQQLEEQKKREQEAQRQQELLRQRQQQQEALRRLQQQQQLAQMKLPLSSKWGQQSTNTPNQTQNTLSLAEIQKLEEERERQAREDQQRQQQELLKLQQQQALQQAQQPQAKLSGWGHVAKHPPVTKSLLEIQREEAQQMKQRKEQPPKQQQQQQQQQQQQQQQQQQQHPVFTQPTRPQNRTASLSNSVWGSVNPSPCSNWASESSSIWGDTHNSNMGFWDEAVKEAVQQPPPTRKGSAQKNKGNANLSNSLSGRASKKVEEEEKLLKLFQGVHKSQQDTFMQWCEHTLHSLNTANNLDVPTFASFLKEVDSPYEVHDYVRAYLGDTPEAKDFAKQFLERRAKQNANQQKQTNQPQALKQQQESVWGGTGSSTFYQANHTSGQQQQQKQQQQQQQQQQQQQQRFETVTSGKKKKKQKMVRADPSLLGFSVNASSERLNMGEIETLEDF; encoded by the exons ATGGCTGAGACCCAGACACTTAACTTTGGACCTGAATG GCTCCGTGCCCTATCTGGAGGTGGAGGCAGCGGCAGTGGAGGCGGAGGAAGCAACAGCACTGCTGTTGCCTCGCCGCCTCTCTCACCTGCATTGCCAAAGTACAAACTTGCAGACTATCGCTACGGGAGAGAagaaatgttagcactttatgtAAAAGACAACAAG ATCCCCATAGACCTACATGATAAGGAGTTTCTGCCCATATTGCAAGAGGAGCCCTTGCCGCCTCTGGCACTTGTTTCTTTTACGGAGGAAGAACAG agaAATTTTTCCATATCTGTAAACAGCGGAGCTGTACTTCGACAGACAGGACGGGGAGGTGGTCCAGTAGTTGGGGCACCTCGAGGCCGAAGTACCTCAAGGGGTAGAG GCCGAGGAAGAGGAGACGGAGGGTTTTACCAAAGAAGTTTTGATGATGTGGAAGGTTTTGGCCGAGGGGGGAGGGAGATGCATCGCTCCCAGAGCTGGGAGGAAAG ggGAGATAgaaggtttgaaaaaccaggacgGAAAGACCCAG ATGGTGCTCCAGGACATTTTCAGATGAATCATA TTCGAAACCACTACGAGGATGCTGGGCCAGGTCTGCCGAGGAAGCACGACTTCACTCGCTCGGAGAGTGAGAACTGGCGTACCTCTCGTGACGATCAGAACGGTGAGGATGATGAAGGGGGCTGGCGCCTGGCAGGTTCTCGACGGGACAGTGACCGCTGGTGCCCCCCAAGCCCAG ATGGGTCTCGGACTGCAGGGTGGCGGGAACACCCAGAGCTGCGGCGCCGTGTCCCGTTTGACGCACGAGATGATGAACGCAGCTACAGGAGGCCACGGTCAGGCAGTGGCAGTCTGGAAGAAGACAGAGACGTTCTGCCTGAGTGGTGTCTTGAAGATGCGGATGAGGAGGCAGGCACATTTGACTCATCAGGGGCTTTTCTCTCACTCAAG AAGGCCTCCAAAGAGCCCATCCTTGAGGAGGCGGAGTTGGATTTTAAACCTTTGGATGAGTGTGAGGAGGCACTAGTGGAGGAAGACAGTCAGCCCAAGGAGACCAAAGAGATGGAAACAGAGGCCAATCAAAATGCTGACAGAAAAG TTTTAACTCGGGTGAGCAGGGTATCAGAGGAGGTGCCATCTGTTCCTTCACCCGCTGCTCCACCAATCCCAGAGGCTCAAGCTCTTCCCAAATCCGTGTCGCCAAGCCATACCAACAGAACAGAGGAGTCTATGAGGACACTTGAAAGGCAAACAGGGCTGGAGCAACCACCAGAACTGTGCAAAATTCCCCTGCATATCCCCATGCCAGAGTCACTACCCATGACCCGTATTTCTACCACTCTTCCAG AAGTACGCACGCCATCATCTACCATGCAGCCATCTCAGCAGAAGCCCTTGGGGATTCCTGTGGCCATGAGCAACCCTCTGCCCTTCTCTTCAAGTATGATGGCACCCATAGCCAGGCCCACTGCTGTGTCAAATGACACGGATGAAGATGAGGGGTTGAAGCACTTTGAGCAG GAGGCAGAGAAGATGGTGGCATACCTGCAGGATGGTGTAGTGGACGACGACAGACTTACAGCAAAGGCGTCTGAAAAGACCAAACCTACAGGCCTGCCACTCACTCATGAGGCTGCTCTCAAATGGTTTTACAAAGACCCTCAAGGGGAAATACAAG GTCCATTCAGCAATCAGGAGATGTCAGAGTGGTTCCAAGCAGGTTACTTCACCATGTCTCTTTTGGTAAAAAGAGGATGTGATGACTTATTTCAGCCTCTGGGGGAGATGATGAAGATTTGGGGCAGAGTCCCGTTCACTCCAGGCCCTGCACCTCCACCTCTGCAG GGTGATGGTGATCAAGAAAGGTTGAAGAGGCAGCAAGAACTCACAGCTCTCAACCTTTACCAGTTACAGCAGCTCCAATATCAGTACCTCTTAAG GCAGCAATATGCTCAGGCCTTGGCCCAGCAGAAGGCTGCAGTCCTCAGCTCAGCTCCtcttcagcagcagcagcaacaccaACAGCAGCTCAACCTGCTTCAACAGCAATATCAGGCTCTCAAGATAAG AACATCTGAGAGCCTTCTACCTCCTGTTACACGTTCCCTGTCTGTTCCTGACACGGGTTCTGTGTGGGAAATGCAGAACCCATCCTCTCAGGCTTCCTGCACACAAAACCTACAGCCTGCTGCTTCAAGCA CATGGGATGGCAGCAGTGTATGGGACTTGCCCATCGAGTCCATGGCAAAGGCTCCAACCATCGAGCAGATGCAACAATTAGAAAAGTCGAAGGCTGCAAAG TTGGAACTAGAGAGGCGCGAAGCCGAAATGAGAGCCAAAAGGGAAGAAGAAGAGCGGAAACGACTGGAAGAGGCTCTGCGGGCTCGTCAGGAAGAGGAACGGAAGCGCTTGGAAGAGGAGCAGTTAGCACGACAAAAACAG GAGGAAGCGCTGAGACGACAGAGAGAACAGGAGGAGGCACATCGAAGgcaaaaagaggaggaggagagactgGCACAGAAGGAAGCCCTGCGAAGACTTGAAGAGAGGAgacgggaggaggaggagagaaagaAACGGGAGGAGTTTCTTCGCAAACAA GAGGAAGAGCGAAGGAAACAGGAGGAGCTTGAAGCACTAAGGAGGCGTGAGGAGGAGAAGCGGGcagaggaggcggcggcggcagcggcagcTGCTGCTGCAGAAGCAGCTGCTCTGGCTCAGCAACAGCTTGAGGAGCAGAAAAAGAGGGAGCAGGAAGCACAGAGACAACAGGAGCTCCTGAGACAGCGGCAGCAACAGCAGGAGGCACTCAGGAGGcttcaacagcagcagcagcttgcaCAGATGAAG CTTCCATTATCATCAAAGTGGGGTCAGCAGTCAACTAACACTCCCAACCAGACTCAGAACACCCTGTCACTGGCTGAGATCCAGAAATTGGAAGAGGAACGGGAAAGGCAGGCGCGAGAAGAT CAGCAGCGCCAGCAACAGGAACTCTTGAAGCTTCAGCAGCAACAGGCCCTGCAACAGGCCCAGCAGCCCCAAGCTAAGCTCTCAGGGTGGGGCCATGTGGCCAAGCATCCCCCCGTCACCAAGTCCTTGCTGGAGATCCAGAGGGAGGAAGCACAGCAGATGAAACAGAGGAAAGAACAGCCGccgaagcagcagcagcagcagcagcagcagcagcagcagcaacagcaacagcaacagcaacaacatcCCGTATTCACCCAGCCGACCCGGCCACAAAACAGAACT GCATCTCTGAGCAACTCTGTGTGGGGGTCGGTGAACCCCAGCCCCTGCTCAAACTGGGCCTCGGAGTCAAGCAGCATCTGGGGTGACACTCATAACTCCAACATGGGTTTCTGGGATGAGGCTGTGAAGGAGGCTGTCCAGCAGCCTCCACCCACCAGGAAAGGCAGTGCACAGAAAAACAAGGGCAACGCCAACCTCAG TAACTCTTTGAGTGGCCGAGCAAGCAAGAAGGTAGAGGAGGAAGAGAAGCTGCTCAAGTTGTTCCAAGGAGTCCACAAAAGCCAACAGGACACCTTCATGCAGTGGTGTGAGCACACTCTGCACAGCCTCAACACAGCCAACAATCTGGATG TTCCCACATTTGCGTCTTTCCTGAAAGAAGTGGATTCTCCGTATGAGGTGCACGACTACGTCAGGGCCTACCTGGGGGACACACCCGAGGCAAAGGACTTTGCCAAGCAGTTCCTAGAGCGCCGTGCCAAACAGAACGCTAATCAACAGAAGCAAACCAACCAACCACAAGCCCTCAAACAGCAGCAG GAATCTGTGTGGGGTGGAACAGGATCATCAACGTTTTACCAGGCCAACCACACCAgtggccagcagcagcagcagaagcagcagcaacagcagcagcagcagcagcaacagcagcagcagcgcttTGAGACAGTTACctcagggaagaaaaaaaagaaacagaagaTGGTCCGTGCCGATCCAAGCCTTCTAG GTTTTTCTGTCAATGCATCATCCGAGAGATTGAACATGGGAGAGATAGAGACTCTGGAGGACTTCTAA